From Clostridiales bacterium, a single genomic window includes:
- a CDS encoding PEP/pyruvate-binding domain-containing protein: protein MNIYDIRDIVKSGISENEIGNKAYNLGKLYDAGLRIPEGFVIAIDCFYDCVKANNAGNLLKKAHDNNGILQFREQILSFMLPSELMDSINKRIEKIGYPVIVRSSSTLEDTGKSSMAGMFLSVPGIENQTQLAKAVLEVWASAYYNCFEKNLPIGIVVQKYFSSELGGVVFSKHPFGKDCFYGEYSLSGAENVVDGKENGAFEITESDELIGDDRCIAKYAKHLAAAIIQIREYFHCQVDVEWLISGGQLYILQARQITRYIHKKKVTGFRIVDADDFGTLKKIDMSSFYNRYMKWFDKRAMLRNLCRKSNVDIPIVKYVFYNNENLDMDQIDLEFARADIIKIESNEKVRTKRKEDVEDYLRDVADKTKDGISIVRLQEITPTEYCGNACMTEDGNIYIECMPGGFGGFLSGELDFSHYLMSVDGRILSRDILYYDYIWKMNDISKRFDKARLDKAVPGSLSKGILADIIKMTVSLDKISENIKIEFEVAGNKAYFNDATLDHKGIYSKLVIDKVISAGDFLENLK from the coding sequence ATGAACATTTATGATATTAGAGATATCGTGAAAAGCGGTATAAGTGAAAATGAAATTGGAAACAAGGCGTATAATCTTGGAAAACTGTATGATGCAGGATTGCGTATTCCGGAAGGTTTTGTAATAGCGATTGACTGTTTCTACGACTGTGTGAAGGCAAATAATGCAGGTAATTTATTGAAAAAGGCACATGATAATAACGGCATTTTGCAGTTTCGTGAACAAATCTTAAGCTTTATGCTGCCATCGGAATTGATGGATTCTATAAACAAACGGATTGAGAAAATCGGGTATCCCGTGATTGTCCGGTCTTCATCGACATTAGAAGATACCGGAAAAAGCAGCATGGCGGGCATGTTCTTGTCTGTACCTGGAATAGAGAACCAGACGCAGTTGGCCAAGGCTGTCTTGGAGGTGTGGGCAAGTGCATATTATAATTGCTTTGAAAAAAATCTGCCGATCGGAATCGTAGTTCAAAAGTATTTCAGTTCGGAATTGGGCGGAGTGGTTTTTTCAAAGCATCCGTTTGGAAAGGATTGCTTCTATGGCGAGTATTCGCTGTCGGGCGCAGAAAATGTTGTGGACGGAAAAGAAAACGGCGCCTTTGAAATAACAGAATCAGACGAGCTGATAGGAGATGACCGCTGCATCGCTAAATACGCGAAGCATTTGGCAGCGGCAATAATTCAGATTAGGGAGTATTTCCATTGCCAGGTGGACGTCGAGTGGTTGATTAGCGGTGGGCAGTTGTATATTCTGCAAGCAAGACAAATCACGAGATATATTCACAAAAAGAAAGTCACGGGGTTCAGAATTGTAGATGCAGATGACTTTGGTACTTTAAAAAAAATCGATATGTCGTCATTTTACAATCGCTATATGAAGTGGTTTGACAAAAGGGCGATGCTGCGTAATCTCTGCCGAAAGAGCAATGTTGACATACCGATTGTAAAATATGTTTTTTATAACAATGAAAACTTGGACATGGATCAGATCGACCTGGAATTTGCAAGGGCGGATATTATAAAGATTGAAAGCAATGAAAAAGTCAGGACAAAAAGGAAGGAAGATGTAGAAGATTATCTTCGGGATGTGGCGGATAAAACGAAAGATGGCATTTCGATTGTCCGTTTACAGGAGATTACACCGACGGAGTACTGTGGCAATGCCTGTATGACAGAAGACGGGAATATATATATTGAATGCATGCCTGGCGGCTTCGGCGGATTTCTGAGTGGAGAACTTGATTTTTCACACTACTTAATGAGTGTGGACGGCAGAATCCTCAGCAGAGACATATTGTACTATGACTATATTTGGAAGATGAATGATATTTCAAAAAGGTTTGATAAAGCCCGCTTGGACAAAGCAGTTCCAGGAAGTCTGTCAAAAGGAATATTGGCAGATATCATAAAGATGACGGTATCACTTGATAAGATAAGTGAAAATATTAAAATTGAGTTCGAGGTAGCCGGCAACAAGGCATATTTTAATGATGCAACCCTGGATCACAAGGGAATATATTCCAAACTTGTAATTGACAAAGTTATATCAGCAGGCGATTTTTTGGAGAACTTAAAGTAA
- a CDS encoding PEP-utilizing enzyme produces MTEEELRELKEQLGGRSFIAESEFIRKSKKYLKERLKDESVREVLVAPYPDPCLSALVSYYEGFIFERGGLLSHLAIILREQNKPAVIHRGISGYADGADVEMIQGKVNIY; encoded by the coding sequence ATGACGGAGGAAGAGCTTAGGGAATTAAAGGAACAACTTGGCGGAAGAAGCTTCATTGCGGAAAGTGAATTTATCAGAAAAAGCAAGAAATATTTAAAAGAAAGGCTCAAGGATGAATCCGTTAGGGAAGTACTGGTAGCGCCATATCCAGATCCATGCTTGTCTGCACTGGTTTCTTACTATGAGGGCTTTATATTTGAACGTGGCGGATTGCTGTCACATCTTGCAATCATATTAAGAGAGCAGAACAAGCCTGCAGTCATTCACAGAGGGATATCTGGCTATGCTGATGGAGCAGATGTTGAAATGATTCAGGGAAAAGTAAATATATACTGA